One window of the Triticum dicoccoides isolate Atlit2015 ecotype Zavitan chromosome 3B, WEW_v2.0, whole genome shotgun sequence genome contains the following:
- the LOC119277571 gene encoding ATP-dependent zinc metalloprotease FTSH 3, mitochondrial-like yields the protein MSLSALSRALARSSRSRQGYLLGGHGVFRAPLPSPSPPPSPLLPGGEGAGLRLVCRYLTSALGSRAAAANGAGKVRDGRSLLANSQSRRLFSDQSKKNFPKEKEVPKGDGSNKSESKNESNSGGQPNVQEKLLKLFQDSIGPVFLLGLLLATLSGSSEKEISFQEFKNKLLEPGLVDRIVVINKTVAKVHVRSSPSTKQNQHSDTSITTSHLPGQEPPSKYKYYFNIGSVDSFEEKLEEAQEALGIDRHDYIPVIYADKISWFQEIMKFAPTLFIVGLLYVVGRKMSISIGGGSGQGGRSIFSIGKAQVTKMDKNSKNKVFFKDVAGCDEAKQEIMEFVHFLKNPDKYEALGAKIPKGALLCGPPGTGKTLLAKATAGESGVPFLSISGSDFLEMFVGVGPSRVRSLFQEARECAPSIVFIDEIDAIGRARGRGGFSGGNSERENTLNQLLVEMDGFGTTAGVVVLAGTNRPDILDQALLRPGRFDRQISIDRPDINGREQIFRIYLAKLKLDKEPSFYSQRLAALTPGFAGADIANICNEAALITARRDEKLITMQHFESAIDRVIGGLEKKNTVISKLERRTVAYHESGHAVAGWFLEHAEPLLKVTIVPRGTAALGFAQYVPSENLLMTKEQFFDRTCMTLGGRAAEEVLIGKISTGAQNDLEKVTKMTYQQVAVYGFSEKVGLLSFPQRDDGFWMDKPYSGQTASMIDTEVRELVAKAYNTTTELIRKHKDKVAQVAELLLEKEVLHQDDLIRVLGERPFKTDEPTNYDRFKQGFMDSEDSKSGEVDPSSSVGEPVPT from the exons atgagcCTCTCCGCTCTCTCCCGCGCGCTCGCGCGCTCCTCCCGGTCGCGCcag GGTTATCTGCTCGGGGGCCATGGCGTGTTCCGCGCACCGCTGCCTtcgccttcgccgccgccgtcgccgctgctgccCGGCGGTGAGGGCGCCGGGCTGCGGCTCGTGTGTCGCTACCTGACGTCCGCTCTGGGGAGCCGGGCTGCGGCGGCCAATGGGGCCGGGAAGGTCCGAGACGGGAGGTCCCTGCTCGCCAACTCGCAGTCCCGGCGGCTGTTCTCCGACCAGTCGAAAAAGA ATTTCCCCAAGGAGAAGGAGGTGCCGAAAGGGGATGGGAGCAACAAGTCTGAATCGAAGA ATGAATCCAATTCAGGTGGTCAGCCAAATGTCCAGGAGAAACTTCTGAAGCTATTCCAGGACTCTATTGGTCCTGTATTCCTTCTTGGCCTATTACTAGCAACATTATCGGGTTCATCAGAGAAGGAG ATAAGCTTTCAAGAATTTAAGAACAAGCTTTTAGAACCTGGGTTAGTTGACCGCATCGTTGTTATAAACAAGACAGTTGCAAAAGTTCATGTCAGAAGTTCACCCTCAACCAAGCAAAACCAGCATAGTGATACAAGTATCACTACCAGTCATCTTCCTGGTCAAGAGCCTCCTAGCAAATACAAGTATTACTTTAATATTGGAAGTGTTGATTCTTTTGAAGAGAAGTTAGAAGAGGCCCAGGAAGCATTGGGGATAGATCGACATGATTACATCCCTGTAATTTATGCTGATAAGATAAGCTGGTTCCAGGAAATCATGAAGTTTGCCCCGACACTTTTCATTGTTGGATTGCTATATGTGGTGGGGAGAAAGATGTCGATTAGTATTGGTGGTGGTTCTGGGCAAGGAGGCCGTAGTATTTTCAGTATTGGAAAAGCTCAAGTGACAAAGATGGATAAAAACTCCAAAAACAAG GTTTTCTTTAAGGATGTAGCTGGTTGTGATGAAGCTAAACAAGAAATCATGGAATTTGTTCATTTCCTGAAAAATCCTGACAAATATGAAGCACTGGGAGCTAAAATACCGAAGGGTGCTCTTCTTTGTGGCCCCCCTGGCACAGGAAAGACTCTCCTTGCTAAAGCTACTGCTGGAGAGTCTGGTGTACCTTTCTTGTCTATTTCTGGTTCAGACTTCTTGGAAATGTTTGTTGGTGTTGGACCATCCAGGGTGAGAAGCTTATTTCAAGAAGCTCGGGAATGTGCACCCAGTATTGTAtttattgatgaaattgatgcaATTGGTCGTGCAAGAGGCCGTGGAGGGTTTTCCGGTGGGAATAGTGAGCGTGAAAACACGTTGAACCAGTTGCTTGTAGAGATGGATGGGTTTGGAACAACAGCTGGGGTAGTTGTACTTGCTGGCACAAATAGACCTGACATCCTGGATCAGGCTTTGCTAAGACCGGGAAGATTTGATCGTCAGATAAGTATTGATAGGCCGGACATAAATGGCCGTGAACAAATATTCCGCATCTACCTTGCAAAGCTAAAACTGGATAAGGAGCCGTCGTTCTATTCACAAAGATTAGCTGCGTTGACACCTGGATTTGCTGGAGCAGATATTGCCAATATCTGTAACGAGGCTGCTTTAATTACTGCAAGAAGAGATGAGAAACTGATTACAATGCAGCATTTTGAATCTGCAATTGATAGGGTAATTGGAGGCTTGGAGAAGAAAAATACG GTCATTAGCAAACTGGAGCGTCGAACCGTTGCTTACCATGAATCTGGTCATGCTGTTGCTGGATGGTTTTTGGAGCATGCAGAGCCACTCCTTAAAGTTACAATTGTACCTCGTGGAACAGCTGCTCTAGGCTTTGCTCAGTACGTACCAAGTGAGAATCTTTTGATGACAAAAGAACAGTTTTTTGACAGGACATGCATGACCCTAGGTGGCCGAGCCGCTGAGGAG GTTTTGATTGGGAAGATCTCGACTGGTGCTCAGAATGATCTGGAGAAAGTTACTAAAATGACTTACCAGCAGGTTGCAGTATATGGCTTCAGTGAAAAGGTTGGGCTTCTATCTTTCCCTCAAAGGGATGATGGTTTTTGGATGGACAAGCCATATAGCGGGCAGACCGCATCCATGATTGACACTGAGGTGAGGGAATTGGTTGCCAAGGCCTACAACACCACTACTGAGCTGATAAGGAAGCACAAGGACAAAGTTGCCCAAGTTGCAGAGCTTTTGCTTGAGAAGGAGGTCCTCCATCAGGATGATCTGATCCGGGTTCTTGGAGAACGCCCATTCAAGACAGATGAGCCAACAAATTATGATCGCTTCAAACAAGGTTTCATGGATTCTGAGGACAGTAAGAGTGGTGAAGTTGACCCATCATCATCCGTTGGCGAGCCAGTGCCAACCTAA